The Clostridium septicum genome contains a region encoding:
- a CDS encoding DUF4956 domain-containing protein has translation MLERLFTSSVAETLTLRGTIIIVFAALLLGLGISLVYRYIHREEDYSASFTVTLIMLPAIIAMIIFLVGSNVARAFSLAGAFSLIRFRSAPGDAKDIAYVFFTLGVGLACGMGYIGYAVLFAVIICMVMYILYKVEFDVDKRRSMRLKIILPEDMEYEGAFDEIMKKYTYNYKLVGVKTKEFGSLFELLYEVVLKPETQSKVFIDELRCKNGNLNIMLGMKESKENLKF, from the coding sequence ATGTTAGAAAGATTATTTACAAGTAGTGTTGCAGAGACTCTAACTTTAAGGGGGACAATTATTATTGTTTTTGCAGCGTTATTATTAGGATTAGGAATTAGTTTAGTCTATCGTTATATACATAGAGAAGAGGATTATTCAGCAAGTTTTACTGTTACACTTATTATGTTACCAGCTATTATTGCAATGATTATATTTTTAGTAGGAAGCAATGTAGCACGTGCTTTTAGCTTAGCAGGAGCGTTTAGTTTAATTAGGTTTAGAAGTGCGCCAGGAGATGCGAAGGATATTGCTTATGTATTTTTCACATTAGGAGTAGGTCTTGCTTGTGGTATGGGATATATAGGGTATGCAGTTCTATTTGCAGTTATTATTTGCATGGTTATGTATATTCTTTATAAAGTAGAGTTCGATGTAGACAAGAGAAGAAGTATGCGCTTAAAGATTATATTACCAGAGGATATGGAATATGAAGGTGCATTTGATGAAATTATGAAAAAATATACTTATAATTATAAGCTAGTAGGTGTTAAAACTAAAGAATTTGGTTCTTTATTTGAATTACTTTATGAGGTTGTATTAAAACCGGAAACTCAATCAAAAGTTTTTATTGATGAACTAAGATGTAAAAATGGTAATCTAAATATTATGTTAGGCATGAAAGAAAGTAAAGAAAACTTGAAATTTTAG
- a CDS encoding polyphosphate polymerase domain-containing protein: MAQKTFRRYELKFIVNKEAFQRITAELPKYMNLDKHCSDMGTYMIHNIYFDTPDDEIIQKSLAKPYYKEKLRLRSYTNPIRMEDKVFLELKKKIGGIVNKRRATMTYQEAINFIRKREYPKNCSYLDEQVLKEIEVFLNRYSVEAKAYLSYKRIAYYGKEDREFRVTFDENILTRREKVNFTSGDYGMELLNNKYLMEVKIIGAIPLWLAKLLSELKVYRGGFSKYGEEYKRYLKQKDNILQVV; the protein is encoded by the coding sequence ATGGCACAAAAAACATTTAGACGATATGAGCTTAAATTTATAGTTAATAAAGAGGCTTTTCAGCGTATTACAGCAGAGCTTCCTAAGTACATGAATCTAGATAAACACTGTAGTGATATGGGAACATATATGATTCATAATATCTATTTTGATACACCTGATGATGAGATAATCCAAAAGTCATTAGCAAAACCATATTATAAGGAGAAGTTAAGATTACGATCTTATACTAATCCTATAAGAATGGAAGATAAGGTATTCTTAGAACTTAAGAAGAAAATAGGTGGAATAGTTAATAAGCGTCGAGCGACAATGACATATCAAGAAGCTATAAACTTTATCCGTAAAAGAGAATATCCTAAGAATTGTTCTTATTTAGATGAACAGGTACTAAAGGAAATAGAAGTTTTTCTCAATCGCTATTCAGTAGAAGCAAAGGCTTATCTTAGCTATAAAAGAATTGCATATTATGGTAAGGAAGACCGTGAGTTTCGTGTTACTTTTGATGAAAATATACTAACTCGTAGGGAAAAAGTTAATTTTACATCAGGTGATTATGGAATGGAATTATTAAATAACAAGTATTTAATGGAAGTGAAGATTATTGGTGCTATTCCACTTTGGTTAGCTAAATTACTATCAGAGCTTAAGGTATATCGAGGTGGTTTTTCAAAGTATGGAGAAGAATATAAACGATATCTTAAACAGAAAGATAATATTTTACAGGTAGTTTAA
- a CDS encoding response regulator transcription factor, protein MAKILVVDDEEKLRGVIKKYAEFDGYEVIEAADGMEAVLRCEKEDFDIIIMDVMMPELDGFSAVKEIRKSSDVPVIMLSARGEEYDKLHGFDLGIDDYVVKPFSSKEIMRRVSAILRRVGTNVQKINHDLFKKDGLVVDITAHKVTIDGEDIDMSPKVYELLFYMIRNKNIALSRERLITEVWGYDYFGDDRTLDTHIKLLRQALGKYSKLVVTLRNIGYRFEG, encoded by the coding sequence ATGGCTAAAATATTAGTGGTGGATGATGAAGAAAAACTACGTGGCGTAATAAAGAAGTATGCAGAGTTTGATGGATATGAGGTAATAGAGGCTGCTGATGGAATGGAAGCTGTTCTGAGATGTGAAAAAGAAGATTTTGATATTATTATTATGGATGTGATGATGCCAGAATTAGATGGATTTTCTGCTGTTAAGGAAATCCGTAAAAGCTCAGATGTACCTGTCATAATGCTATCAGCTCGTGGAGAGGAATATGATAAACTCCATGGTTTTGATTTAGGTATAGATGACTATGTTGTTAAACCATTTTCTTCTAAGGAAATTATGAGACGTGTAAGTGCAATTTTAAGAAGGGTTGGTACCAATGTGCAGAAAATCAATCATGATTTATTTAAAAAAGATGGATTAGTGGTTGATATTACAGCTCATAAGGTAACTATAGACGGGGAAGATATAGATATGTCACCTAAGGTTTATGAGTTATTGTTCTATATGATTCGTAATAAAAATATTGCTTTAAGTAGGGAGCGTCTTATTACTGAGGTATGGGGATATGATTATTTTGGTGATGATAGAACACTAGATACCCATATTAAATTACTAAGACAGGCTTTAGGTAAGTACTCTAAGTTAGTTGTAACTTTACGTAATATAGGCTATCGGTTTGAGGGATAG